A DNA window from Andrena cerasifolii isolate SP2316 chromosome 16, iyAndCera1_principal, whole genome shotgun sequence contains the following coding sequences:
- the LOC143377635 gene encoding kelch-like protein 10 has protein sequence MANGTRIALVAHEAVDCRGRTKFRKLSRSRMSLAVVTAAKLKQCTRKQPSRVRKCMCLPSNYALVEFPVVWSELRANQQLCDGAIRCAKGHVFPVHRAILSAVSPFFKALFTNSLKAGKTETTEVAIDSVPHKIFSLILDYAYTGTCNVNPDNVEQLLPLADQFEVLGVVQLCCRFLLQELRPENCLGIFKFARHYFCRDLEEKGRKYIRHHFKRILQESPEFKELTSEELEAILRDDELNVKSEEIVFEAVNTWVECNVEERKPYLPRLLKCVRYGLMSYAFFANDILGWKIVEEDQLCQQVLAQANAYLTEQEEKHGGGEIDMKNPLMRPRVPYEILFAIGGWSAGSPTNFVETYDTRADRWFLSVSTDATPRAYHGLCALNSLIYMIGGFDGNQHFNTVRCFDPATKEWRERACMYHARCYVSVCTHGGKIYALGGYNGRSRMSSGERYEPQRNQWEMIPSMHRQRSDASAAALQDKIYIVGGFNGREVLNSAEVFDVETNQWSYIHPMLNPRSGVSLVAFRESLYALGGFDGFTRLSSGERYNPNHSEDWHAVPKMFSPRSNFATVILDDMIFVAGGFNGSTTIAYAECYDADSNEWYDASPMNLNRSALRACVISGLANAREYSYHSKARDLGQGQASSENQEKANQGGEWAVETNPAISIEEEESVNFEEHVQGEVSPMNETADSVGNFLG, from the exons ATGGCCAACGGGACAAGGATCGCGCTGGTCGCCCACGAGGCGGTCGACTGCCGCGGCAGGACGAAGTTCCGGAAGCTGTCCCGCAGCCGAATGTCACTGGCCGTCGTCACCGCCGCGAAGCTCAAGCAATGCACCAGGAAGCAGCCATCCAGAGTCAGGAAATGCATGTGTCTACCGTCTAATTACGCCCTCGTTGAGTTCCCCGTGGTCTGGTCGGAGCTCAG AGCGAACCAGCAGCTGTGCGATGGCGCAATAAGATGCGCCAAGGGCCACGTTTTTCCCGTGCACCGTGCCATTTTGTCCGCCGTTAGCCCGTTCTTCAAGGCGCTCTTCACCAACAGCCTGAAGGCCGGGAAGACGGAGACCACCGAGGTCGCGATCGACTCCGTTCCCCACAAAATCTTCAGTCTGATCCTCGATTACGCTTACACCGGCACCTGCAACGTCAACCCGGACAACGTCGAGCAACTTTTACCACTGGCCGATCAGTTCGAGGTCCTCGGCGTCGTTCAGCTCTGCTGTCGGTTCCTGCTGCAGGAGCTGAGGCCAGAGAATTGCTTAG GTATCTTTAAATTCGCCCGTCACTATTTCTGCCGCGACCTGGAAGAGAAGGGCCGGAAATACATTCGCCATCACTTTAAGCGGATACTGCAGGAGAGCCCGGAATTCAAAGAGCTCACCAGCGAGGAGCTGGAGGCGATCTTGCGCGACGACGAGCTGAACGTTAAAAGCGAGGAAATAGTTTTCGAGGCCGTTAATACCTGGGTCGAGTGCAACGTAGAAGAAAGGAAGCCGTATTTGCCGAGGCTCCTCAAGTGCGTGCGATACGGTTTGATGAGCTACGCGTTCTTCGCGAACGACATCCTCGGGTGGAAGATCGTCGAGGAGGATCAA CTGTGCCAGCAAGTTCTCGCCCAAGCGAACGCGTACTTAACCGAGCAAGAGGAGAAGCACGGCGGCGGCGAGATCGACATGAAGAATCCCCTGATGCGGCCGCGCGTCCCCTACGAGATACTGTTCGCCATCGGCGGATGGAGCGCCGGCTCGCCCACCAATTTCGTGGAGACCTACGACACGAG AGCTGACAGATGGTTTCTATCAGTGAGCACGGACGCCACGCCGAGGGCTTACCACGGACTTTGCGCCCTGAACAGTCTCATCTACATGATCGGCGGCTTCGACGGCAATCAACACTTCAACACCGTCAGATGCTTCGATCCAGCCACCAAGGAATGGCGGGAAAGGGCCTGCATGTACCACGCCAGGTGTTACGTCAGCGTCTGCACCCACG GAGGAAAGATCTACGCCCTCGGTGGTTACAATGGCCGCTCCAGGATGAGCTCGGGGGAGCGTTACGAGCCGCAGAGGAATCAGTGGGAGATGATTCCGTCGATGCACCGGCAAAGGTCAGACGCCAGTGCAGCCGCTTTGCAGGACAAGATTTACATCGTCGGTGGTTTCAATGGCCGAGAAGTTCTCAACTCCGCTGAGGTCTTTGACGTGGAGACCAATCAATGGAGCTACATTCACCCCATGCTCAATCCGAGGTCTGGAGTTTCTCTGGTCGCGTTTCGGGAGAGTCTCTACGCTTTGGGTGGCTTCGATGGCTTCACTAGACTCAGTTCTG GGGAACGTTACAATCCCAATCACTCGGAGGACTGGCACGCGGTTCCGAAAATGTTCAGCCCCCGCAGCAATTTCGCCACGGTTATATTGGACGACATGATCTTCGTTGCTGGCGGCTTTAATG GTTCCACCACAATCGCGTACGCGGAATGCTACGACGCAGACAGCAACGAGTGGTACGACGCATCGCCCATGAATCTCAACCGAAGTGCCCTCAGGGCCTGCGTTATCTCGGGACTCGCGAACGCACGCGAGTACTCTTATCATAGCAAAGCGCGGGATCTTGGTCAAG GGCAAGCTTCATCCGAGAACCAGGAGAAAGCAAACCAAGGCGGGGAATGGGCGGTGGAAACGAACCCGGCGATTTCcatcgaagaagaagaatcgGTGAACTTCGAGGAGCACGTGCAAGGAGAAGTCAGCCCCATGAACGAAACGGCCGACAGCGTTGGCAATTTCCTGGGATAA
- the LOC143377938 gene encoding uncharacterized protein LOC143377938, whose protein sequence is MLSRYVTSIVSNLLRSPSSLWKIEPRRFHGTSLMHQKKKRNARSFLKKKEPEGPKIIKPGNCAGSPKSILEPSCKIAVIIGGSDGFGFAAADHLLCKGARVSTLPIRSLRFFFVYRVNVYVYFNSNSIIFTPEAGQWIQNIVIVDSDTEQGQTAARRLCDSYGWDRVQFLECDVKNVRQFEATLRQAVCKHKEIHILFNDLDKESFSTNCNKSEKKEKLQNNAARAIQIGLNIMGKNHGGPGGIIVNCASIFGFMGWPLDPFPIYCKKEPAIEITMDFAKEYKVEETGVRLVALCPANKQFSDIGLPDFPDPLPKECAKELPPCTPTTKYQVGSALTYVMAWARSGSTWLVEPATSVHEIPRLIHFPSKQGEKVDPKVYETQPCTVKLEPPCAKVTDACPSEKKPSCDTDPPKKK, encoded by the exons ATGTTGTCACGATACGTAacctcgatcgtctccaacctTCTTAGAAGTCCAAG CAGTCTGTGGAAAATCGAACCGCGACGGTTTCACGGGACGAGCTTGATGCatcagaaaaaaaagaggaacgcgCGCtcgtttttgaaaaagaaagagCCTGAAGGGCCGAAGATAATAAAGCCTGGCAATTG TGCCGGTTCGCCCAAATCAATTCTCGAGCCTTCGTGCAAAATCGCCGTAATTATTGGCGGTTCTGATGGTTTCGGTTTCGCGGCTGCCGATCATCTTTTGTGTAAAGGAGCACGAGTTAGTACTCTTCCGATACGAAGCCTCAGATTCTTCTTCGTGTACCGTGTGAATGTATATGTTTACTTTAATTCGAATTCCATAATATTTACACCTGAAGCAGGACAATG GATTCAGAACATCGTGATAGTGGACAGTGATACCGAGCAAGGACAAACGGCAGCGCGAAGGCTCTGTGATTCTTATGGATGGGATCGTGTGCAGTTTCTCGAGTGTGACGTGAAGAATGTCCGCCAGTTCGAAG CCACTTTGAGACAAGCTGTCTGCAAGCACAAGGAGATACACATTCTCTTCAATGATTTAGATAAGGAATCGTTTTCTACGAATTGCAATAAGTCAGAAAAGAAGGAG AAATTACAGAATAACGCAGCAAGAGCGATTCAAATCGGGCTAAACATTATGGGGAAGAACCACGGTGGTCCTGGTGGCATAATAGTGAACTGTGCAAGCATTTTTGGATTCATGGGTTGGCCCCTGGACCCATTCCCTATTTACTGTAAAAAAGAGCCGGCTATAGAAATCACAATGGATTTCGCG aaggagtaTAAAGTAGAAGAAACTGGTGTGCGTTTAGTGGCCCTTTGCCCGGCAAATAAACAGTTCTCTGACATAGGGTTACCTGATTTTCCAGACCCCCTTCCCAAAGAGTGTGCCAAGGAGTTGCCACCTTGTACACCAACTAC AAAATATCAAGTAGGATCAGCTTTGACCTACGTAATGGCATGGGCACGCAGCGGAAGCACGTGGCTAGTGGAACCAGCGACCAGTGTTCACGAGATCCCTCGATTGATTCACTTCCCTTCGAAGCAGGGCGAGAAAGTCGATCCTAAAGTCTATGAAACACAA CCCTGTACAGTGAAACTGGAACCACCATGTGCCAAAGTTACTGATGCATGTCCATCGGAGAAGAAGCCAAGCTGCGACACGGACCCCCCAAAGAAGAAGTGA
- the LOC143377513 gene encoding 15-hydroxyprostaglandin dehydrogenase [NAD(+)], translating into MDVKGRVALVTGAASGIGKSCAIELMNQGAKVSVCDINAEEGEKLVETLCTEYGKDRVIFCPCDVTDYSQFEESFQTTIATFGHIDIVVNNAGIMNDRFWELEVDINVNGVIRGTLLAQRYMGTDRGGSGGIVVNIGSNVSINPYASVPIYSATKAAIVNFTRAFGHQYHVDSTGVKVVALCPSATDSKLLRDVSKQLLWARYEDAWRRDVASSVPQRAEHVAKALIHILNTGKSGSVWMVEKDQPPHEIAFPKN; encoded by the exons ATGGACGTAAAAGGGCGAGTTGCCCTGGTGACGGGCGCCGCTTCCGGTATCGGGAAATCGTGTGCCATAGAGCTAATGAATCAAGGCGCGAAG GTGTCTGTATGTGACATCAATGCAGAAGAAGGCGAGAAGCTGGTGGAAACTTTATGCACAGAGTACGGGAAGGATCGTGTAATCTTTTGCCCGTGTGACGTTACAGATTATTCGCAATTCGAGG AATCGTTTCAAACGACAATCGCTACGTTCGGTCACATCGATATTGTTGTTAACAATGCTGGGATCATGAACGATCGGTTTTGGGAACTGGAGGTCGACATCAACGtc aaCGGCGTGATCCGTGGAACTTTACTTGCTCAGCGATATATGGGTACAGACAGGGGTGGCAGCGGTGGAATAGTGGTTAACATTGGAAGCAATGTCAGCATCAATCCCTATGCCAGTGTCCCAATTTATTCCGCCACTAAAGCGGCCATCGTTAACTTCACCAGAGCGTTTGGA CATCAGTACCACGTGGATTCAACCGGTGTGAAGGTGGTGGCACTGTGCCCAAGCGCGACGGACAGTAAATTGTTACGGGATGTCAGCAAACAGCTGCTCTGGGCACGATACGAAGACGCCTGGCGTCGCGACGTGGCCAGCTCCGTTCCACAAAG GGCGGAGCACGTGGCGAAGGCGTTGATCCACATCCTGAACACCGGCAAAAGCGGAAGCGTCTGGATGGTCGAGAAGGATCAACCCCCCCACGAGATCGCTttcccgaaaaattaa